From a region of the Campylobacter sp. genome:
- a CDS encoding glycosyltransferase has product MSENPLISVIIPVYNVKEFLRACVERITAQTYTNLEILLVDDGSNDGSEAICDEYAARDPRVCVLHKPNGGQASARNAALDVARGEFISFVDSDDLISLDLIETLFRLTQKFCTKIAMCGYAAFSDESEINNFKAALNSKENQNSKEISDPGGAANSNANAGEYKISPQELFRRSCTQDPYFSTAVWRALFAREIFAALRFPAGQIYEDVAIFFDIFNASIVACTDEILYFYRVRAGSTVNSFARRHLAVIAAVRRYTEAIAVNYPSLAREANFTRCESTLNTAFLIIKSSFDPAGLDGNATSPSKANTCSLANEADLRGADSLSCACGKNSAVKNSAGQNYMQNSEQNSASQRKIADPRSPLSAAEAADQIRSLHALVRERLDFGFFATHASRTQTLMMVLFYANPALLRLFYKIYRKLK; this is encoded by the coding sequence ATGAGCGAAAATCCCCTAATCTCGGTCATCATCCCCGTTTATAATGTCAAAGAATTCCTGCGCGCTTGCGTGGAGCGCATCACGGCGCAGACCTATACTAACTTAGAAATTTTACTCGTAGATGATGGCTCAAATGACGGCAGCGAGGCGATTTGCGACGAATACGCCGCGCGTGATCCCCGTGTGTGCGTGCTGCATAAACCAAACGGCGGGCAGGCTAGTGCACGAAACGCCGCTTTAGATGTCGCTCGCGGGGAGTTTATTAGTTTTGTAGACAGCGACGATTTGATAAGCCTTGATTTGATTGAGACGCTTTTTCGTCTGACGCAGAAATTTTGCACCAAGATCGCTATGTGCGGCTACGCGGCATTTAGCGACGAGAGCGAAATAAATAATTTCAAGGCGGCTTTAAATTCTAAAGAAAATCAAAATTCTAAAGAGATTAGCGATCCAGGAGGAGCTGCAAATTCAAATGCCAATGCAGGCGAATACAAAATATCGCCGCAAGAGCTTTTTAGGCGCAGCTGCACGCAGGATCCGTATTTTAGCACCGCGGTTTGGCGCGCGCTGTTTGCTCGCGAGATTTTCGCCGCTTTGCGATTTCCTGCGGGGCAGATCTATGAGGATGTAGCGATATTTTTTGATATTTTTAACGCTTCTATTGTGGCGTGCACGGATGAAATTTTATATTTTTATCGCGTAAGGGCGGGCTCGACCGTAAACTCATTCGCGCGCAGGCATCTTGCAGTCATCGCTGCGGTGCGCCGCTATACTGAGGCGATCGCTGTGAATTATCCAAGCTTGGCGCGCGAGGCTAATTTCACTCGCTGCGAATCCACGCTGAATACGGCGTTTTTAATCATCAAATCAAGCTTTGATCCTGCAGGCTTGGATGGAAATGCGACTTCTCCTTCCAAGGCTAATACGTGCAGTTTGGCAAACGAGGCAGATTTACGCGGTGCTGATAGTTTATCTTGCGCATGCGGTAAAAATTCTGCAGTTAAAAATTCCGCCGGGCAAAATTATATGCAAAATTCCGAGCAAAATTCCGCGTCGCAAAGAAAGATCGCAGATCCCCGCTCTCCTTTAAGCGCTGCAGAAGCTGCGGATCAGATCCGCTCACTGCACGCTTTGGTGCGCGAGCGGCTGGATTTTGGATTTTTCGCGACGCATGCAAGCCGCACGCAGACGCTGATGATGGTCTTGTTTTACGCAAATCCCGCGCTTTTGCGGTTATTTTATAAAATTTATCGGAAGCTAAAATGA
- a CDS encoding glycosyltransferase family 4 protein, whose protein sequence is MKIAMVISALGKGGAERVLSVLANFFCRENEVCVIKFDADEPFYALDHKIELISLDLGVGDLGVFGNIKKRYDKILALHRLLKNRKFDVVISFLDNTNVLTLIANLGVGQKIIVSEHTNHRFLKSPIWRALKRIFYPQAAGLSVLSKFDLDHYTYVQNRVIMPNPMFEISHAKEARPPKENIILAAGRLNVYKGFDVLLKALALIDFNLLKEWKVVIAGDGEERKSLESLAAKLRLNVQFIGFVRDIESLYERAKIVVVTSKMEGFCNILMESIFFGTARISTDCIAGPSELISDGIDGFLCPVGDSASIAKKLEILMSDEKLRERLVQNASKREESFKIETIGRRWLDFIAATIHREE, encoded by the coding sequence ATGAAAATAGCTATGGTAATTTCTGCTTTAGGCAAGGGTGGTGCCGAGCGCGTGCTAAGCGTGCTGGCAAATTTTTTCTGCCGCGAGAATGAGGTCTGTGTGATAAAATTTGACGCAGATGAGCCGTTTTACGCGCTGGATCATAAGATCGAGCTTATTAGCTTGGATTTAGGAGTAGGCGATTTAGGAGTATTTGGCAATATAAAAAAGCGCTACGATAAAATTTTAGCCTTGCACAGGCTTCTAAAAAATCGTAAATTTGACGTAGTAATCTCGTTTTTAGATAATACCAATGTCCTTACGCTTATCGCAAATCTTGGAGTTGGGCAGAAAATCATCGTCTCCGAACACACCAATCATCGTTTTTTAAAAAGTCCGATCTGGCGCGCGCTAAAGCGGATCTTTTATCCGCAAGCTGCAGGTCTTAGTGTGCTTAGTAAATTTGATCTGGATCATTACACATATGTGCAAAATCGAGTGATTATGCCTAATCCGATGTTTGAGATCAGCCATGCTAAAGAAGCCCGCCCGCCTAAAGAAAATATCATCCTAGCAGCTGGCCGGCTCAATGTCTATAAGGGCTTTGATGTCCTTCTTAAGGCGCTTGCGCTTATAGATTTCAATCTTTTAAAAGAGTGGAAGGTGGTGATCGCAGGCGACGGAGAGGAGCGAAAGAGCCTTGAGAGCCTAGCTGCGAAGCTGCGCTTAAATGTGCAGTTCATCGGCTTTGTGCGCGATATCGAAAGCTTATATGAACGCGCTAAAATCGTCGTCGTAACCTCCAAGATGGAGGGCTTTTGCAATATCTTGATGGAGAGTATATTTTTCGGCACCGCTAGAATTTCCACAGATTGCATCGCAGGTCCTAGCGAGCTTATAAGCGACGGCATAGATGGGTTTTTGTGCCCTGTAGGCGATAGCGCAAGTATCGCTAAAAAGCTTGAAATTCTAATGAGCGACGAAAAGCTGCGCGAGCGACTCGTGCAAAATGCCTCCAAGCGCGAGGAGAGCTTTAAAATTGAAACGATCGGGCGACGCTGGTTGGATTTCATAGCCGCTACGATACACAGGGAGGAATAA
- a CDS encoding polysaccharide pyruvyl transferase family protein: protein MKIGIFTLPLVNNYGGILQAYALSRVLVELGHEPWLINLRLQRSKLSIAYLKFLVARTIKKELRGAKFNPSYERDTSEFVTENIPLTAPVCTPADLKALCEKERFEAVILGSDQVFRPSYFADFADCFSLGFLPPNCTRIAYAASFGGDRLCGLKNPADLKAHVANLAKFKAISVRECDGAKIARECFGVDAHLVLDPTLLANKEIYDKFLSHASKRKGFAYILDPSPRSEAVIELLKKQSGLEIDEVNDRGNRIGIKAWLSAIAGAEFVLTDSFHGCVFSIIFNKPFFVLVNASRGASRFSSLLGLFGLEDRALQDPKDARFNATIDWDGVNEALRRKREDSMKFLKISLGS from the coding sequence ATGAAGATCGGGATTTTTACCCTGCCGCTAGTAAATAATTATGGCGGAATTTTACAAGCTTATGCGCTAAGCCGCGTGCTAGTGGAGCTTGGGCATGAGCCATGGCTCATAAACTTGCGCCTGCAAAGAAGCAAACTATCGATTGCATATCTTAAATTTTTAGTGGCGCGCACGATAAAAAAGGAGCTTCGCGGCGCGAAATTTAATCCCTCTTACGAGCGCGATACTAGCGAGTTTGTGACAGAAAATATCCCTTTAACCGCGCCTGTTTGCACGCCTGCGGATTTAAAGGCGCTGTGCGAGAAAGAACGCTTTGAAGCGGTGATTTTAGGAAGCGATCAGGTTTTTCGTCCTAGCTATTTTGCGGATTTTGCAGATTGCTTTAGCCTTGGATTTTTGCCGCCTAACTGCACGCGGATCGCCTATGCCGCAAGCTTCGGCGGAGATAGGCTCTGTGGGCTTAAAAACCCCGCAGATTTAAAAGCTCACGTTGCAAATTTGGCTAAATTTAAAGCTATTTCGGTGCGCGAGTGCGATGGTGCAAAGATTGCACGCGAATGCTTTGGCGTAGATGCGCACTTGGTACTGGATCCTACACTTTTGGCTAACAAAGAGATTTATGATAAATTTTTAAGCCATGCGTCAAAGCGCAAGGGCTTTGCCTATATCCTAGATCCATCGCCTCGCTCAGAAGCGGTGATAGAGCTACTAAAGAAGCAAAGCGGACTAGAGATAGATGAGGTGAACGACCGCGGCAACCGCATCGGCATAAAAGCGTGGCTAAGCGCTATTGCGGGCGCGGAGTTTGTGCTAACCGATTCATTTCACGGCTGCGTATTTTCCATAATCTTTAATAAGCCGTTTTTTGTGCTCGTTAACGCTAGTCGCGGTGCGTCGCGCTTTAGCTCGCTTTTGGGCTTATTCGGGCTTGAAGATAGGGCTTTGCAAGATCCCAAAGACGCGCGCTTTAACGCTACTATCGATTGGGATGGCGTAAATGAGGCGTTGCGCCGTAAAAGAGAGGATTCGATGAAATTTTTAAAAATAAGTTTAGGCTCATAA
- a CDS encoding Coenzyme F420 hydrogenase/dehydrogenase, beta subunit C-terminal domain, protein MSFNVISEVVTKDRCIGCGVCVSSCPFSVLKMRLGGNGFYAPEEGEGCRDKCDICLKVCPFYEKDMLENELNSKSYSELESFSPDFGRFLATYKFYKKDEAQRLSSASGGAGDYIFRELFARGLIDYAICAVPADEGDFIAQNSKRDFSACNNLAQPQNLQNSATKNSEQNSVMVNLTQNLTDDDSINFTSAQNSSCENFTQNSVQNFTNENSTQNSKASCKNSVSTQNFACENSKNARNYAGENSVPLFKFSVIKNADELTRARSSAYYPLTLEAVLKEMSRREGRYAISALPCFAKALRLAASKNPRLKSRISFIIGLVCGQGKGASFTHKLADLAFKERKQLAAVNYRYKIAGKSAMSFGFKFRAADGSEAIDDRSSSAFAYWSSRAFTPLACNACTDVFAKCADVVLMDAWLKSEMSEWRGTSLVITRAAQIDALFSQPTKQAREAIFCERISAAEVQRSQQSQVECKNEIFYGAKNPLRRYILRQKLQIQRYSATHFDCDDFIAARLKKIAAANKVLALLALPKIAAYKIYRKFA, encoded by the coding sequence TTGAGCTTCAATGTAATTAGCGAAGTGGTTACGAAAGACCGCTGTATCGGCTGCGGCGTCTGTGTGAGCAGCTGCCCTTTTAGCGTGCTAAAAATGCGGCTTGGAGGCAATGGATTTTACGCGCCCGAGGAGGGCGAAGGGTGTCGCGACAAATGCGATATTTGTCTAAAAGTCTGCCCGTTTTACGAAAAAGACATGCTTGAAAATGAGCTAAATTCTAAATCATACTCAGAGTTGGAAAGCTTTAGCCCAGATTTTGGCAGGTTTTTAGCCACTTACAAATTCTACAAAAAAGATGAAGCGCAGCGCCTAAGCAGTGCAAGCGGCGGCGCGGGAGATTATATTTTTCGCGAGCTTTTTGCGCGCGGGCTCATAGATTACGCGATTTGCGCCGTGCCCGCGGACGAGGGGGATTTTATAGCCCAAAATTCCAAGCGTGATTTTTCTGCCTGCAATAATTTAGCGCAGCCACAGAATTTGCAAAATTCCGCAACCAAAAATTCCGAGCAGAATTCCGTAATGGTAAATTTAACGCAGAATTTGACAGATGATGATTCTATAAATTTTACGAGTGCGCAAAATTCTTCTTGCGAAAATTTTACGCAGAATTCCGTGCAGAATTTTACAAATGAAAATTCCACGCAGAATTCTAAAGCTTCTTGTAAAAATTCCGTATCAACGCAGAATTTTGCTTGCGAGAATTCCAAAAACGCGCGAAATTATGCGGGCGAAAATTCCGTGCCGCTATTTAAATTTAGCGTGATAAAAAATGCCGATGAGCTTACTCGTGCGCGCTCGTCCGCTTACTATCCGCTCACGCTTGAAGCAGTGCTAAAGGAGATGTCGCGCCGTGAGGGTAGATACGCGATTAGCGCGCTGCCGTGTTTTGCCAAGGCCTTAAGGCTTGCTGCGAGTAAAAATCCGCGCCTTAAATCCCGCATAAGCTTTATTATTGGGCTGGTTTGCGGGCAAGGCAAGGGTGCTAGTTTTACGCATAAGCTGGCAGATCTTGCGTTTAAAGAGCGTAAGCAGCTCGCGGCGGTTAATTACAGATATAAAATCGCGGGCAAAAGTGCGATGAGCTTTGGCTTTAAATTCCGCGCTGCAGACGGCAGTGAGGCGATAGACGATCGCAGTAGTAGCGCCTTTGCATACTGGAGCTCGCGCGCTTTTACGCCTCTTGCGTGCAACGCCTGCACCGACGTTTTTGCCAAATGCGCCGACGTCGTGCTGATGGATGCGTGGCTGAAAAGCGAAATGAGCGAGTGGCGCGGCACGTCGCTCGTAATTACGCGCGCAGCTCAGATCGACGCGCTATTTTCGCAGCCTACGAAGCAGGCACGCGAGGCGATTTTTTGCGAGCGGATATCCGCAGCAGAGGTGCAGCGCTCGCAGCAAAGCCAGGTAGAGTGTAAAAACGAAATTTTCTATGGCGCGAAAAATCCGCTTAGGCGCTACATCTTGCGCCAGAAGCTTCAGATCCAGCGATATAGCGCTACGCATTTTGATTGTGATGATTTCATCGCTGCTAGGCTTAAAAAAATTGCCGCTGCGAATAAAGTGCTAGCGCTTTTGGCGCTACCAAAGATCGCGGCATATAAAATTTATAGGAAGTTTGCATGA
- a CDS encoding oligosaccharide flippase family protein, with amino-acid sequence MLKILNAPEAAQRKLGVVLSYVNIFVSTILTLVYTPFFLRALGQSEFGLYSLASSVIGYLAILDLGFGNAVTVYTAKYASSGEVERMHKLHGTIFSVYLVMSAVIALAGAALLANLHAIFGAKLSASEMGEIRIMLMLLTANLAISFPFSIYSSILTAHENFVFIKLIGIFRTIALPLAAVPALLLGYKAIAIVIIATVVNLICVAADFIYCKSKVSPVISVRNFDASTLKQIFGYSFFIFLGIVVDQVNWNVDNFILGAVAGATAVSTYAVASTINATFVTLSLTISGVMLPKIAKMVSANSTDSELSAEFIKIGRLQFYVIFFIESLLVIFGREFIVLWAGANYEISYAIALILVLPVSVPLIQNLGLAVLQAKNKVKFRSIAAFCVTLVNIAISIPLAKAYGGVGAACGTAFAITLLNICVMNIYYARVIGLDIAKFWRNIGAMVVKFAPAIAASLAINYALGLHGVSFLLICGGLYSAMFVLSAYFWAMNDYERAIFGGIAAKIRRRA; translated from the coding sequence TTGCTTAAAATTCTAAACGCCCCCGAAGCCGCGCAGCGCAAGCTCGGCGTCGTGCTATCGTATGTGAATATCTTTGTTTCTACGATACTTACTTTGGTTTATACGCCGTTTTTTCTGCGGGCGCTGGGGCAGAGCGAGTTTGGGCTATATTCTTTAGCGAGTAGCGTTATCGGCTATTTGGCGATTTTGGATTTGGGTTTCGGTAATGCCGTGACGGTCTATACCGCCAAATACGCCTCAAGCGGCGAAGTGGAGCGCATGCATAAGCTGCATGGTACGATCTTTAGTGTGTATTTGGTAATGAGCGCGGTGATCGCGCTTGCAGGAGCTGCGCTGCTAGCTAATCTGCACGCGATTTTTGGCGCTAAGCTAAGCGCTAGCGAGATGGGTGAAATTCGCATTATGCTAATGCTGCTAACTGCAAATTTAGCGATTAGCTTTCCTTTTAGCATCTATTCGTCGATCCTTACGGCGCATGAGAATTTCGTATTTATCAAGCTAATTGGGATCTTTCGTACGATCGCTCTACCGCTAGCTGCGGTGCCTGCGCTACTTTTGGGATATAAGGCTATCGCGATCGTAATCATCGCTACGGTGGTAAATTTAATCTGCGTCGCGGCAGATTTCATCTACTGCAAGAGCAAAGTCTCGCCCGTGATAAGCGTACGAAATTTCGACGCCTCCACGCTTAAGCAAATTTTTGGCTACTCGTTTTTTATATTTTTAGGCATCGTAGTCGATCAAGTAAACTGGAATGTCGATAATTTTATCTTAGGCGCTGTAGCAGGCGCTACGGCGGTCTCCACGTATGCCGTAGCAAGCACGATAAATGCCACTTTCGTCACGCTTTCGCTCACCATTAGCGGCGTGATGCTTCCTAAAATCGCCAAAATGGTCTCTGCAAACTCCACCGATTCCGAGCTTAGCGCGGAATTTATCAAAATAGGCAGGCTGCAATTTTACGTGATATTTTTTATCGAGTCGCTTTTGGTGATTTTTGGACGGGAGTTTATCGTGCTATGGGCTGGCGCAAATTATGAAATTTCATACGCAATCGCGCTTATTTTGGTGCTTCCAGTAAGCGTGCCGTTGATTCAAAATTTAGGCCTAGCCGTGCTTCAGGCAAAAAATAAAGTCAAATTTCGCTCAATCGCCGCGTTTTGCGTCACGCTCGTAAATATCGCTATTTCTATCCCGCTAGCTAAGGCTTACGGTGGCGTGGGCGCTGCGTGCGGTACGGCTTTTGCGATCACCTTGCTAAATATCTGCGTGATGAATATCTACTATGCTCGTGTAATCGGACTTGACATCGCTAAATTCTGGCGAAATATCGGCGCGATGGTAGTAAAATTTGCTCCTGCAATCGCAGCAAGCCTAGCGATAAATTACGCATTAGGCTTGCACGGAGTGAGCTTTTTGCTAATTTGCGGCGGGCTTTATTCGGCTATGTTTGTGCTAAGCGCGTATTTTTGGGCGATGAACGATTACGAGCGCGCGATTTTTGGTGGCATTGCGGCTAAGATAAGGAGGCGGGCTTGA
- the galE gene encoding UDP-glucose 4-epimerase GalE, which translates to MKILITGGAGYIGSHVAKALLEANRHDVVILDNLCKGSMRAIEALRKIGEFEFVQESLENTPAIEKLFKREKFDAIIHFAAFIEVFESTQNPLKYYLNNTANAMNLIALANKYGVKDFIFSSTAATYGEPGVPQVSEETPQNPINPYGRSKLMVEWVLKDAAAANPNFKYGILRYFNVAGAASDGTIGQNYPNATHLIKVATQTIVGKRDKMSIFGDDYDTKDGTCIRDYIHVEDLASAHLAVLDYLQSNDSAVFNVGYGTGFSVKEVVNEAKKVSGVDFKVEIAPRRAGDPACLISNADKIRTKTSWHPEHESLDEIILSALNWEKKL; encoded by the coding sequence ATGAAAATTTTAATCACCGGCGGCGCGGGATACATCGGCAGCCACGTCGCAAAGGCGCTTTTAGAAGCGAACCGCCACGACGTCGTCATACTGGATAATCTTTGCAAAGGCTCGATGCGAGCGATCGAGGCGCTTCGCAAGATAGGCGAGTTTGAGTTCGTACAGGAAAGCCTAGAAAACACCCCCGCAATCGAGAAACTTTTTAAACGCGAGAAGTTTGATGCGATCATTCACTTTGCGGCGTTTATCGAGGTTTTTGAAAGCACGCAAAATCCGCTAAAATACTATCTAAACAACACCGCCAACGCGATGAATTTGATCGCGCTTGCGAACAAATACGGCGTGAAAGACTTTATCTTTAGCTCCACTGCGGCGACCTACGGCGAGCCAGGCGTCCCGCAGGTAAGCGAGGAAACTCCGCAAAATCCGATCAATCCGTACGGCAGAAGCAAGCTGATGGTCGAGTGGGTACTAAAAGACGCGGCAGCGGCAAATCCGAATTTTAAATATGGAATTTTGCGCTACTTCAACGTTGCAGGTGCGGCTAGCGACGGCACGATCGGGCAGAACTATCCAAACGCGACGCATCTAATTAAGGTAGCGACCCAAACTATCGTCGGCAAGCGCGATAAGATGAGCATTTTCGGTGATGACTACGACACCAAGGACGGCACCTGCATACGCGACTACATCCACGTAGAAGACCTCGCAAGCGCGCATCTGGCGGTGCTTGATTATCTGCAAAGTAACGACAGCGCGGTCTTTAACGTAGGATATGGCACGGGCTTTAGCGTAAAAGAGGTCGTTAATGAAGCTAAAAAAGTAAGCGGCGTGGATTTTAAAGTGGAAATCGCTCCGCGCAGAGCCGGCGATCCTGCCTGCCTCATCTCAAATGCGGATAAAATTCGCACCAAAACCTCTTGGCATCCCGAGCACGAGAGCCTGGATGAAATCATCCTAAGCGCGCTTAATTGGGAAAAGAAGCTCTAG
- a CDS encoding DNA ligase: MRSEIFKILKGAVLGALFLLCGAVADEAKFKPMLLKEYVPGMNITGWVISEKLDGVRAIWDGKNLRSRRGKIINAPEGWSAGFPPFFVDGELYTARGEFEQLVSIVSSSVPDERWSRVKFYAFDLPKEQKNLSAKMEILRNFIASSGAQNLLIVQQTPVSTHADVQAYFDRVIAAGGEGVVLRDPNALYESGRSDKILKYKKTHDSDCKVVKINPGYGKNEGKMGSLSCVDLRSGAKFKVGTGFSDEMRENPPKVGTIITYQYQNLTREKKPRFPVFLRVRPAI; encoded by the coding sequence ATGCGAAGTGAAATTTTTAAAATTTTAAAAGGCGCGGTTTTGGGTGCGCTGTTTTTGCTCTGCGGCGCGGTCGCGGACGAGGCTAAATTTAAACCGATGCTGCTTAAAGAATACGTCCCCGGCATGAATATCACGGGCTGGGTGATCAGCGAGAAGCTAGACGGCGTGCGCGCGATCTGGGACGGCAAAAATCTGCGCTCTAGGCGCGGCAAGATCATAAACGCCCCCGAGGGCTGGAGCGCGGGCTTTCCGCCGTTTTTCGTGGACGGTGAGCTATACACGGCGCGCGGCGAGTTTGAGCAGCTCGTCTCGATCGTCTCTTCTAGCGTGCCCGATGAGCGCTGGAGCAGGGTAAAATTTTACGCGTTTGACCTGCCGAAGGAGCAGAAAAACTTAAGCGCGAAGATGGAAATTTTAAGAAATTTTATCGCCTCAAGCGGTGCGCAAAATTTACTCATCGTGCAGCAAACTCCGGTAAGCACGCATGCCGACGTGCAGGCGTATTTTGATCGCGTTATCGCAGCAGGCGGCGAAGGCGTCGTGCTGCGCGATCCAAACGCGCTTTATGAGAGCGGGCGCAGCGATAAAATTTTAAAATACAAAAAGACGCACGATAGCGATTGCAAGGTCGTAAAAATCAATCCGGGCTACGGCAAAAACGAGGGCAAGATGGGCTCGCTTAGCTGCGTGGATCTACGTAGCGGAGCGAAATTTAAAGTAGGCACGGGCTTTAGCGACGAAATGCGGGAAAATCCGCCTAAGGTGGGCACGATCATCACCTATCAATACCAAAACCTAACCCGCGAGAAAAAGCCGCGCTTCCCCGTATTTTTGCGCGTGCGACCAGCGATTTAA
- a CDS encoding 3'-5' exonuclease, whose translation MKKDYICVFDCETIPDVAALVRVLDEDAIADCFEPFDKKSFAKLLDAQLSQKIGGEKQSASLNFAVNSAEQNSKIENSEQNSVPQNFTQQDAVPQSFASENLAEQNFIVQNLKENSKARNSEQNSALNSIEQNLASQNTTSKNSASLNLTYDDTVPQSSAAQGSAVENSALRSPAPQNSAAESSMPQSFASQSSKSKNLALNSAQDLASNALNFKIYGEQLIFNADKSKILNHKLLSLRAMEIFKEKTGSEFLPVCFHRVVSISAVMADGFGRFLRVSTLDGESERDKIAKFLAFIEDFNPRLVSFNGRGFDLPMIMARAMCYDLSAAAYFETNDRDNNKSKWENYRSRYDGRFHLDLLDHISDFGAVRGLKLDHICASVGLPGKYDVHGDQVLQLYYGGEQAKIDEYCRSDVLNTYWLFLKYELLRGKITKDDYLNYIAVMGEFLQKECAGMSYTPVFCDFIERELAAYAK comes from the coding sequence ATGAAAAAGGATTATATCTGCGTATTCGACTGCGAGACGATCCCAGACGTAGCGGCGCTGGTGCGGGTGCTGGATGAGGACGCGATCGCGGACTGCTTTGAGCCTTTCGATAAAAAAAGCTTCGCAAAGCTTCTTGACGCGCAGCTCTCGCAAAAGATCGGCGGCGAGAAGCAAAGCGCGTCTTTAAATTTTGCTGTAAATTCGGCAGAGCAGAATTCTAAAATTGAAAATTCCGAGCAAAATTCTGTACCTCAGAATTTTACGCAACAAGACGCCGTGCCTCAAAGCTTCGCGAGTGAAAATCTCGCTGAACAAAATTTTATAGTGCAGAATTTGAAGGAAAATTCCAAGGCACGAAATTCCGAGCAAAATTCCGCATTGAATTCCATAGAGCAAAATCTAGCGTCGCAAAATACGACGTCTAAAAATTCCGCGTCGCTAAATTTAACCTACGACGATACCGTGCCTCAAAGCTCCGCAGCACAGGGCTCCGCGGTAGAAAATTCCGCGCTCCGAAGCCCCGCGCCTCAGAATTCCGCGGCGGAAAGCTCTATGCCTCAAAGCTTCGCATCCCAAAGCTCAAAGAGCAAAAATCTCGCTTTAAACTCCGCGCAAGATCTCGCGTCAAACGCGCTAAATTTTAAAATTTACGGCGAGCAATTGATCTTTAATGCGGATAAAAGCAAAATTTTAAACCACAAATTGCTCTCGCTTAGGGCGATGGAGATTTTCAAAGAAAAAACCGGCAGCGAGTTCCTGCCCGTCTGTTTCCACCGCGTCGTTAGCATTAGCGCCGTGATGGCGGACGGCTTCGGCAGGTTTTTGCGCGTCTCGACGCTTGATGGCGAGAGCGAGCGCGATAAAATCGCAAAATTCCTAGCCTTCATCGAGGATTTTAATCCGCGGCTCGTGAGCTTCAACGGGCGCGGGTTCGATCTGCCGATGATTATGGCGCGCGCGATGTGCTACGATCTAAGCGCCGCGGCGTATTTTGAGACGAACGATCGCGATAACAACAAGAGCAAATGGGAGAACTACCGCAGCCGCTACGACGGGCGGTTCCATCTGGATCTTCTCGATCACATCAGCGATTTTGGCGCCGTGCGCGGGCTCAAGCTCGATCATATCTGCGCCAGCGTGGGCCTTCCCGGTAAATACGACGTGCACGGCGATCAGGTACTGCAGCTGTATTACGGCGGCGAGCAGGCCAAGATCGACGAGTACTGCAGATCCGACGTGCTTAACACCTACTGGCTGTTTTTGAAATACGAGCTTTTGCGCGGCAAGATCACCAAGGACGACTATCTGAATTACATCGCGGTGATGGGCGAATTTTTGCAAAAAGAGTGCGCGGGCATGAGCTATACGCCCGTTTTTTGCGACTTCATAGAAAGGGAGCTAGCGGCATATGCGAAGTGA
- the fabI gene encoding enoyl-ACP reductase FabI — MILKGKKGLIVGVANAKSIAYGIAEACYEQGAQMAFTYLNDALKKRVEPIAEEFESKFVYELDVNNPAHLDGLADRIKADLGEIDFVVHAVAYAPKEALEGEFVNTTKEAFDIAMGTSVYSLLSLTRAVLPVLKEGGSVLTLTYLGGPKFVPHYNVMGVAKAALESSVRYLAHDLGARGIRVNAISAGPIKTLAASGIGDFRMILRYNEVNSPLKRNVTTHDVGNSAMYLLSDLASGVTGEVHYVDCGYNIMGMGDVATDAEGKTILAWDAAKTE, encoded by the coding sequence ATGATTTTAAAAGGAAAAAAAGGCCTCATCGTCGGCGTCGCTAACGCCAAATCCATCGCTTACGGTATCGCCGAAGCTTGCTACGAACAGGGTGCGCAGATGGCGTTTACCTACCTAAACGACGCGCTGAAAAAACGTGTAGAGCCGATCGCTGAGGAGTTTGAAAGCAAATTCGTCTATGAGCTTGACGTAAACAACCCAGCTCACCTTGACGGTCTTGCAGATCGCATCAAAGCAGACCTGGGCGAGATTGATTTTGTCGTGCATGCCGTAGCCTATGCGCCGAAAGAAGCGCTTGAAGGTGAGTTTGTAAACACTACAAAAGAGGCGTTTGATATCGCGATGGGCACGAGCGTGTATTCGCTGCTAAGCCTTACGCGCGCGGTGCTTCCGGTGCTAAAAGAGGGCGGCTCGGTACTTACTCTTACATATCTTGGCGGACCGAAATTTGTGCCTCACTACAACGTAATGGGCGTTGCAAAAGCGGCTCTTGAAAGCTCTGTGCGCTATCTCGCTCACGATCTTGGCGCACGCGGCATCCGCGTAAACGCTATCAGTGCGGGCCCTATCAAAACGCTTGCCGCAAGCGGAATCGGCGACTTTAGGATGATTTTGCGCTACAACGAAGTAAACAGCCCGCTAAAACGCAACGTCACGACGCATGACGTCGGCAACAGCGCGATGTATCTACTTAGCGACCTAGCTAGCGGCGTGACCGGCGAGGTGCACTACGTCGACTGCGGCTACAATATCATGGGCATGGGCGACGTAGCTACCGACGCCGAAGGTAAGACGATCCTCGCGTGGGATGCGGCCAAGACCGAGTAA